The Vibrio toranzoniae sequence TGCAACACGACCTTCAAAACCAGAAAAGGCTTGAACTACATACCAACGTTTTTTTGGAGCTTCACTCATGAATCAGAACCCTCTACACCCCAGTTGCTAGAGAAACTAGACGGACCATAATGCCGTCAATTCCCCAAAGCACTAGAGACATAACAATACATACAGCTAAAACGATCAATGCAGTTTGCATAGTTTCTTGGCGAGTAGGCCAAACAACTTTACGAATCTCCATACGAGATTCTTTTGCAAAATCGATCGCAGCTTTACCTTTAGTTGTTGTTGCTGCAACGCCTAGTGCGGCAGCAATCAGCACAACTACACCTGCAGCGCGAATCACAACAGACAATTCACCATACAGGTAATTACCCACAACAGCAGCAGCCAACAGAACAAAAGCGACAATCCACTTCATTGTATCTGCTGCACTTGAGCTATCAGGAGTTTCAGCGTTTGCTTTCATAAAACCAACCTGTGACAAGCCTTAAATATAGACGACAATAACCCCGCTGTTGCAGGGCACATTCCTTTGCGTTGCAAAACAACACATCTAACAGTCATTTTAGCCAAAAAGACCGTTTAATTCCTTGCTAAGAGTCGAAATTGATGTCAAATCGCTCAACTCTTTTTTCAGCGCAGAAAAAGGGCATCAAATGATGCCCTTTTTACTAGTGGTTCGTCAAATCTTATGCAAAGATTTTAGCTACAACACCAGCACCAACTGTACGGCCACCTTCGCGGATTGCGAAACGTAGGCCTTCGTCCATTGCGATTGGAGCGATTAGCTCAACAGTCATTTGAACGTTGTCACCTGGCATTACCATTTCTACGCCTTCTGGTAGAGTGATGTCGCCTGTTACGTCAGTTGTACGGAAGTAGAACTGTGGACGGTAACCTTTGAAGAAAGGAGTGTGACGGCCGCCTTCGTCTTTAGAAAGTACGTATACTTCAGACTCAAACTTAGTGTGTGGGTTGATTGAACCTTTCGCAGAAAGTACTTGACCACGTTCAACGTCATCACGCTTAGTACCACGTAGAAGTGCACCAACGTTCTCACCTGCACGACCTTCGTCAAGCAGTTTACGGAACATCTCAACACCAGTACAAGTAGTAAGAGTTGTCTCTTTGATACCAACGATTTCTACTTCGTCACCTACACGTAGGATACCGCGCTCGATACGACCAGTTACAACAGTACCACGACCTTGAATTGAGAATACGTCTTCAATTGGTAGTAGGAACGGTTGG is a genomic window containing:
- the secE gene encoding preprotein translocase subunit SecE, whose translation is MKANAETPDSSSAADTMKWIVAFVLLAAAVVGNYLYGELSVVIRAAGVVVLIAAALGVAATTTKGKAAIDFAKESRMEIRKVVWPTRQETMQTALIVLAVCIVMSLVLWGIDGIMVRLVSLATGV